A window of Planifilum fulgidum genomic DNA:
CGAAGGAAAGACCGACCGCTTTGCGCATGTCGCTCCACCGGCCCGAAAGTCCCAGGATCTGCCCGGTCAGGGTGAAAAGCCCGCTGAACAAGTACCAGTAAAAAATCCCGACGAGAGGCCCGAATACCAGGGATAAAAGGATGATGTTTCCAAAAGCGATCTGGTCGCCCGCGTTTTGCGCATCGGCATTGTCCAAAAACAATTTGATCCCTGCGAGAATGGCCAAGATCCAGAGCCATTTTTCGGAACCGGCCTGCAAATACATCCGCACCGTTTCGCGGGGGCGCCTCCACATGGTCAACCATGGATTGGGCATCTCTTCATGATTTGAAGTCATAGTTATCTTTCAGCACTCCCTGTGCTTGTATTCTAGGAATTCAGAAGGTAAGATATTTATATGTTTCCAGCTATAAATTACCTTTGCTTTTATCCGAATTCAAGGGGATATCGTATGGGCATGCGAAAATTTCGGGGAACCTTTCTGCTCGGACTATGGGCTGCTGTGGTATTGATCGCGTTGATAGCTCTCCGAAATTACGACTGGTACCCCGCCGTGGGAACAAGCATGAGCCCCACGATTCAGCCCGGTGACATCCTGCTGGTGCAAAACGGCCATGAAGATTGGAAGCGGGGAGACCTGATCCTGTTCCAAGTGGACGGAGAGGAAACGATGTTCGTCAAGCGGATCGTCGGGCTGCCGGGGGACCGGGTGGAAGCAGTCCGGGGACGGCTCAGGGTCAACGGACAACCCTGGCGGGAGGGACCATTGGCCGACATCCCCCTCCCCGATTTTCCGGCACAACGGGTTCCGCCGGGGAGGCTGTTTGTGATGGGGGACAATCCGCCGAAAAGCGAAGACAGCCGGTCCTTTGGGCCCATTTCCGAGGAGGCGGTTCAAGGCAGGGTGAGGGCCATCCTCTATCCCCTTTCCAGAATGAAGGGGTTGTGACCCAGTCTAATCAGAAAGATCGATTCAAAGAACCCTATCCAGACCGCAATGAAAACCGCAACAATGAAATTGGGGGTGACGTCTGCGTCACCCCTTTTTGGGCATCACGGATTGTTAATTTCGTCCTTATTTCTTCGTGCCAGATCGATGTATACATCTAAGCTCATAACCTTGGGACACTATTCTTCAGGGTATCGTCCCCAGGAATTTTGAAGATCGATGATCTCTGGACTCCCCTTCCATATCAACACCATGTTTTACGGGCTTAGTAGAAACCCAAGAAGGTTTCCCCCTCATGATAAAACTCCACAACGTACCTTTCTTTCGGGCAAAAGATCCAAGTATCGGCGCTAACTGCCAAGACATCGTATATGACATTTATAACACATTTTATAGTTGTTTTAATAACCGGCAATGTGGGATCAGACCAAATAACATACACCTGCTCATCAATATCTACTCCATTTTTTTGTAATTCACCCAATATGTCCTCAACCATCTCGATTTCCTTTTTACGCAACATTTGGCTGAAATCAATTTTATAATGGACGAATGCATCATCAAACGGAATCCTTTTTTCAAAGGAACTTTCCACGTTCTTCGACTGTTCATGAGACAAAATCGTAACCTCACCTTCGTTAGTTAGAGCTTCGATACATTCTTCAAACAGAGTCATATATTCGTCTCCTCCCCTAGGGCTTCATTCTCTAGTTAACCCCAACATTTTTATGGGATCCTTGTTCCAGTCGAACGGAGAGGAGAAGCTGTTTATCAAGCAAATTGTTGGGTTGCCGGGGGACCGGGTCGAAGCAGTCCAAGGACGGCTCAGGGTCAACGGACAACCCTGGCGGAAGGACCGCTGGCCGGCATCTCCATCCCCGATTTCCCGACGCAACGGATTCCGCCGGGGATGCTGTTTGTGATAGGGGACAATCCGCCGGAAAGCGAAGACAGCCGATTCTTTGGCCCCTTTCCGAGGAAGAGGTTCAAGGCAGGGTGAGGGCTATCCTCTATCCCCTTTCCAGAATGAAAGGGTTGTGACCCGGCCTTATTTAGAAAGA
This region includes:
- a CDS encoding YIP1 family protein, with protein sequence MTSNHEEMPNPWLTMWRRPRETVRMYLQAGSEKWLWILAILAGIKLFLDNADAQNAGDQIAFGNIILLSLVFGPLVGIFYWYLFSGLFTLTGQILGLSGRWSDMRKAVGLSFVPLASLMPLWLLKLVLFGSEVFTTWTPVLDSSGWLLGLIVLFYLLDFVIGGWYLVTLSRSVAEVYECSAWLAFALILLSSAVFAVVLSFLLMFFV
- the lepB gene encoding signal peptidase I, whose amino-acid sequence is MGMRKFRGTFLLGLWAAVVLIALIALRNYDWYPAVGTSMSPTIQPGDILLVQNGHEDWKRGDLILFQVDGEETMFVKRIVGLPGDRVEAVRGRLRVNGQPWREGPLADIPLPDFPAQRVPPGRLFVMGDNPPKSEDSRSFGPISEEAVQGRVRAILYPLSRMKGL
- a CDS encoding S26 family signal peptidase; amino-acid sequence: MGSLFQSNGEEKLFIKQIVGLPGDRVEAVQGRLRVNGQPWRKDRWPASPSPISRRNGFRRGCCL
- a CDS encoding S26 family signal peptidase, with protein sequence MPDFPTQRIPPGMLFVIGDNPPESEDSRFFGPFPRKRFKAG